The Algoriphagus sp. TR-M9 genome has a window encoding:
- the metF gene encoding methylenetetrahydrofolate reductase [NAD(P)H], translated as MKITEHLEKADKTLFSFEILPPLKGQSLNELLEGIAPLMDFKPPFVDVTYHREEYIYKKHPSGLLEKVSTKKRPGTVGICAAIMNRFQVDAVPHILCGGFTKEETENALIDLNFIGVENVLALRGDAPKTEGKFIPEAEGHSYASELVEQIMRMNEGRYLHEETEIGFQTDFCVGVAGYPEKHFEAPSMKFDLKYLKEKVERGAEYIVTQMFFDNKKYFEFVDQVRAAGIDVPIIPGIKPISTLGQITMLPRTFFLDLPDELMDELEKCTNNAEVREVGIEWAIQQCKELVSKNVPSLHFYTMSKAQTTYKIAKEIF; from the coding sequence ATGAAAATTACTGAGCATCTGGAAAAAGCCGATAAAACGCTTTTTTCCTTTGAAATATTACCGCCTCTAAAAGGCCAAAGTCTAAATGAATTGCTAGAGGGGATAGCTCCTTTGATGGATTTTAAGCCCCCTTTTGTAGATGTGACTTATCACCGGGAGGAATACATCTATAAAAAGCACCCCAGTGGTCTTCTGGAAAAAGTAAGCACGAAAAAGCGTCCCGGGACTGTGGGGATCTGTGCAGCTATCATGAATAGATTTCAGGTAGATGCAGTTCCACACATACTATGCGGAGGATTTACCAAAGAAGAAACAGAAAACGCGCTGATTGACCTCAATTTCATAGGTGTGGAAAATGTACTGGCCCTGCGAGGCGATGCACCTAAGACTGAAGGCAAATTCATACCTGAAGCCGAAGGGCATAGCTATGCGAGTGAACTGGTAGAGCAGATCATGAGAATGAACGAAGGTAGGTATCTCCACGAAGAGACTGAAATTGGTTTTCAAACGGATTTTTGTGTAGGAGTGGCCGGGTATCCTGAGAAGCACTTCGAGGCGCCTTCTATGAAATTTGATCTGAAGTATCTGAAGGAAAAAGTAGAGAGGGGAGCAGAATATATTGTAACTCAAATGTTCTTTGACAACAAAAAATACTTTGAGTTTGTGGATCAGGTGAGAGCAGCGGGTATTGATGTGCCTATTATTCCAGGCATCAAACCTATTTCTACGCTAGGCCAGATTACCATGCTGCCAAGGACGTTCTTTTTGGATCTTCCTGATGAGCTAATGGATGAACTGGAGAAGTGTACAAACAATGCTGAAGTGAGAGAAGTCGGAATAGAGTGGGCTATACAGCAGTGCAAAGAGCTGGTGAGTAAAAATGTACCATCGCTGCACTTTTATACCATGAGTAAGGCTCAGACTACTTATAAAATTGCCAAGGAAATATTTTAG
- a CDS encoding 16S rRNA (uracil(1498)-N(3))-methyltransferase, which yields MQLFFQENINTPTFDLEPDESKHLCRVLRKKTGDQVFVTDGNGQLFECMIIDANPKRTSLEVRRHHEVPADSFHIHLAIAPTKSPDRMEWMVEKITEIGVHEITLFESTNSERSYLKTDRLEKKIKAACKQSLKYRVPTLNPIRKLSEILESAEFNEGQKFIAYVDENHDNHLLDLAEPNSSYLILIGPEGDFDEKEINTAIENGFKPISLGKSRLRTETAGLSAVQMLQTLNR from the coding sequence ATGCAGCTTTTTTTTCAAGAAAACATCAATACGCCCACGTTTGATCTGGAACCGGATGAGTCGAAACACTTATGCAGGGTGCTGCGCAAAAAAACCGGAGATCAGGTCTTTGTCACAGATGGAAATGGGCAGTTATTCGAATGCATGATTATAGATGCCAATCCCAAGAGAACATCCTTGGAAGTTCGTAGGCATCATGAAGTGCCCGCAGACAGTTTCCATATACACCTCGCCATAGCTCCTACCAAAAGTCCGGACCGAATGGAATGGATGGTGGAGAAAATCACAGAAATCGGCGTTCATGAAATTACCCTTTTCGAAAGTACTAATTCTGAGCGTAGCTATCTGAAAACAGATCGCCTAGAGAAAAAGATCAAGGCGGCCTGCAAGCAAAGCTTAAAATACCGAGTGCCTACGCTTAATCCGATCAGAAAATTAAGTGAGATTTTGGAATCAGCAGAATTTAACGAAGGGCAAAAATTCATCGCCTACGTGGATGAAAATCACGATAATCACCTGTTGGATTTGGCGGAGCCAAATTCATCCTATCTCATTCTGATCGGTCCAGAAGGTGATTTTGATGAGAAAGAAATCAATACAGCGATAGAAAACGGCTTCAAACCAATATCTTTAGGTAAGTCTAGATTGCGAACGGAGACCGCAGGACTCTCAGCTGTGCAAATGCTGCAAACACTAAACCGCTGA
- the metH gene encoding methionine synthase — MESNNYLKLSGLEPLVFTPEINFVNVGERTNITGSKKFARLILNGNYDEALEVALDQVRGGAQVLDVCMDEGMLDGEFAMVKFLNLIASEPEISRIPIMIDSSKWKIILAGLKCVQGKGIVNSISLKNGEEEFVQQAKTIKKFGAAVVVMAFDEAGQADTYERRIEICERSYRILVDQVKFNCQDIIFDPNIFPVATGMDEHRRNALDFFEATQWIKANLPGAKVSGGVSNVSFSFRGNNPVREAMHAAFLYHAIKSGMDMGIVNPTMLEVYDDIPKDLLERVEDVLFDRREDATERLLDFAETVKSSGKKAVADEAWRSEPVAKRMEHALVKGILDYIIEDTEEARLELKNPLKVIEGPLMDGMNVVGDLFGEGKMFLPQVVKSARVMKKAVAYLEPFMPLPEEGQEESSLKKILLATVKGDVHDIGKNIVGVVLACNSYQIIDLGVMVDAQKIIDEAVKNKVDIIGLSGLITPSLDEMVNVASEMERQGIKIPLLIGGATTSRIHTAVKIDPVYSGTVIHVMDASKSVPIAGEAISEETKEAYRLKYKEIYRQLRVDHEAKQSVKQLVSYEEAKANPVEIDWGLNEVQVPKKLGKTVLTDLDLNKVRAYIDWTPFFSTWMLSGKYPKIFNDPTVGNEAKKVFDEANAMLDQAIAEKWLSANAVFGIYPVQRSADDVAVLDENGDQTASFHFLRQQGKKGKGVPNRSLADYLHPEKQDYLGCFAVTSGIGMEKKLEEFQKAGDDYNDIMFKAVADRLAEAAAEYLHELVRKEYWGYAPTENLENDSLIREKYVGIRPAPGYPACPEHSEKETISKLLDMEKEAGIQLTSSYAMYPTSSVSGYFFANPESKYFGLGKIGADQVASYAERKGISLRDAERLLSPNLAYQPNLTLVETTS, encoded by the coding sequence ATGGAAAGTAATAATTATTTGAAGCTATCGGGCCTGGAGCCCTTAGTGTTCACACCCGAAATCAACTTTGTAAATGTTGGCGAGCGGACCAATATTACAGGTTCGAAGAAATTTGCCCGTCTGATTTTGAATGGGAATTACGATGAAGCGCTGGAAGTGGCCCTGGATCAAGTGAGAGGTGGCGCGCAGGTGCTGGATGTTTGCATGGATGAGGGTATGCTTGATGGGGAATTTGCCATGGTGAAATTCCTGAACTTGATCGCATCCGAACCTGAAATCAGCCGGATACCGATCATGATCGATAGTTCCAAATGGAAGATTATTTTGGCTGGTCTGAAATGTGTGCAGGGCAAAGGAATAGTCAACTCTATCTCTCTGAAGAATGGAGAGGAGGAATTTGTACAGCAGGCAAAAACAATCAAGAAATTTGGAGCAGCTGTGGTAGTGATGGCATTTGATGAGGCTGGACAAGCAGATACCTATGAGCGGAGAATTGAAATCTGTGAGCGAAGCTATAGAATACTGGTCGATCAGGTCAAATTCAACTGTCAGGATATCATTTTTGATCCCAATATTTTTCCGGTTGCGACCGGAATGGATGAGCACAGAAGAAATGCCCTAGACTTTTTTGAAGCTACCCAGTGGATCAAAGCTAATCTTCCAGGGGCTAAAGTCAGCGGGGGAGTGAGTAATGTGAGTTTTTCCTTCCGAGGGAATAATCCTGTACGGGAGGCAATGCATGCGGCATTTCTTTACCACGCCATCAAAAGCGGAATGGATATGGGTATCGTAAACCCCACCATGCTTGAGGTATACGATGATATTCCAAAGGATCTTTTGGAACGGGTAGAGGATGTGCTTTTTGACCGCAGAGAGGATGCCACAGAACGTCTTTTGGACTTTGCTGAGACAGTGAAATCTTCCGGAAAAAAGGCTGTAGCGGATGAAGCTTGGAGATCAGAGCCCGTAGCTAAGCGTATGGAGCATGCTTTGGTGAAAGGTATTCTGGATTATATCATAGAGGATACTGAGGAGGCAAGACTGGAACTGAAGAATCCCTTAAAAGTAATAGAAGGGCCTCTAATGGATGGAATGAACGTGGTGGGCGACCTATTTGGTGAGGGCAAGATGTTCCTTCCTCAGGTAGTAAAATCTGCCCGTGTGATGAAAAAAGCAGTAGCTTACCTGGAGCCATTTATGCCTTTGCCAGAGGAAGGGCAGGAAGAATCTTCTTTGAAAAAAATTCTACTGGCTACAGTGAAAGGAGATGTGCATGATATTGGTAAAAATATAGTAGGGGTTGTTTTGGCTTGTAATAGCTATCAGATCATAGATCTGGGAGTGATGGTAGATGCACAGAAGATTATAGATGAGGCTGTAAAAAACAAAGTGGATATCATAGGTCTAAGTGGTCTGATCACTCCATCTTTGGACGAAATGGTCAATGTAGCCTCTGAAATGGAGCGTCAGGGAATCAAAATCCCGCTTTTGATCGGTGGAGCTACTACTTCCAGAATCCATACTGCAGTAAAGATTGATCCGGTTTATTCCGGTACGGTGATCCATGTGATGGATGCAAGTAAGTCTGTGCCTATAGCCGGAGAAGCAATCTCTGAGGAAACTAAGGAAGCATACAGGCTAAAATATAAAGAGATTTACCGTCAACTCCGCGTTGATCACGAAGCCAAGCAATCCGTAAAACAACTGGTTTCCTACGAGGAAGCCAAGGCAAATCCGGTAGAAATAGATTGGGGTTTGAATGAGGTTCAAGTTCCTAAAAAACTCGGCAAGACTGTACTTACGGATCTGGATCTGAATAAGGTAAGAGCATACATAGACTGGACACCTTTCTTTAGCACTTGGATGCTTAGTGGTAAATATCCTAAGATTTTCAATGATCCTACAGTTGGAAATGAGGCTAAAAAAGTCTTTGATGAAGCCAATGCCATGCTGGATCAGGCGATCGCAGAGAAATGGCTTTCGGCCAATGCTGTCTTTGGTATTTATCCGGTGCAGCGCTCAGCCGATGACGTAGCTGTATTGGATGAAAATGGAGACCAAACGGCTTCCTTTCACTTTTTGCGCCAGCAAGGTAAAAAAGGCAAGGGAGTTCCAAACCGCTCTTTAGCAGACTACCTGCATCCGGAGAAGCAGGATTACCTTGGTTGTTTTGCAGTGACCTCTGGAATAGGAATGGAGAAAAAGCTGGAGGAGTTTCAGAAAGCTGGTGATGACTACAATGATATAATGTTCAAAGCTGTAGCAGATCGCTTAGCAGAGGCTGCAGCGGAGTACTTACATGAATTGGTGAGAAAAGAATATTGGGGTTATGCTCCTACCGAAAACCTGGAAAATGATTCCTTGATCCGTGAAAAATATGTAGGAATACGTCCTGCTCCCGGCTATCCTGCTTGCCCTGAACACTCCGAGAAGGAAACCATTTCCAAACTATTGGATATGGAAAAGGAAGCAGGGATCCAGTTGACCTCTAGCTACGCGATGTACCCGACCTCGTCGGTTTCTGGCTATTTCTTTGCCAACCCGGAAAGCAAATACTTTGGACTAGGCAAAATAGGAGCGGATCAAGTCGCAAGTTATGCAGAACGGAAAGGGATTTCCCTCAGAGATGCTGAGCGATTGCTTTCTCCAAATTTAGCCTATCAACCTAACCTAACCTTAGTAGAAACTACTTCATGA
- the dprA gene encoding DNA-processing protein DprA, which produces MQNQELEDLRYYLALALAPKIGPGVFKAIIAYSGSAQHFFKLPKGKVSKTPKVGEKLIALRNQEHELLRKADELISVSLKKDFTILTPSHPSFPNRFKQQEDSPIVLFSQGQSNLNFERSVGIVGTRSATSYGKTATRKIIEDLAIYQPTIISGLAYGIDIEAHRAALALGLPTIAVLGSPIGRIYPAVHKKTAEAILDTGAVISEYPPDSSMVPGNFPARNRIIASLSDALIVVEAAEKGGALITAEIAYSYDKDVFAVPGNLQSQYSEGCNLLIKKMKANIYTGPNDVAEALFWSKPGEVKAQKPKLNLSNRDKDEVTILTLLQEQSELEIDSLSIASEIPLGLLSSKLLALEFEGIVKSLPGKKYKLLL; this is translated from the coding sequence ATGCAAAACCAGGAGCTTGAGGATTTACGCTACTATTTAGCACTTGCCCTTGCTCCTAAAATCGGTCCTGGAGTATTCAAAGCCATTATTGCATACTCAGGTTCGGCCCAGCATTTCTTCAAACTTCCTAAAGGAAAGGTATCCAAAACTCCCAAAGTCGGCGAAAAACTAATTGCTCTTCGAAATCAAGAACATGAACTGCTCCGCAAAGCTGACGAATTGATTTCGGTCTCCCTCAAGAAGGATTTTACCATCCTCACTCCTTCACATCCTAGCTTTCCGAACCGGTTTAAGCAGCAGGAGGACAGTCCTATTGTTCTATTTTCCCAGGGGCAAAGTAACTTGAATTTTGAGCGATCAGTAGGCATAGTAGGTACACGGAGCGCCACTTCCTACGGAAAAACTGCTACCCGAAAAATCATTGAAGATCTGGCTATTTATCAGCCTACCATAATTTCAGGCTTAGCTTACGGGATAGACATAGAAGCACATCGGGCCGCATTGGCTTTAGGATTACCTACGATCGCAGTACTTGGTTCGCCCATAGGGCGCATTTACCCCGCAGTACATAAAAAAACTGCCGAGGCTATCCTAGATACTGGCGCGGTCATCAGTGAATATCCGCCCGATAGCAGCATGGTTCCGGGAAATTTCCCTGCTAGAAACCGAATCATCGCAAGCCTCTCGGATGCCCTGATCGTGGTAGAGGCGGCAGAGAAAGGAGGTGCATTAATCACCGCAGAAATAGCCTATAGCTATGACAAAGATGTTTTTGCTGTACCGGGAAATCTACAATCCCAATATAGCGAAGGCTGTAACCTGCTCATCAAAAAAATGAAGGCAAACATCTACACCGGCCCTAATGATGTGGCAGAAGCATTATTCTGGAGTAAACCCGGAGAGGTGAAAGCCCAAAAGCCTAAACTGAATCTCAGCAATAGAGATAAAGATGAGGTCACTATTTTGACTTTGCTTCAAGAGCAAAGTGAATTGGAAATTGATAGCCTGAGTATAGCATCCGAAATTCCTCTGGGTTTGCTCTCATCAAAACTGTTAGCCCTGGAGTTTGAAGGAATAGTGAAATCTTTGCCCGGCAAAAAATATAAATTACTACTTTAG
- a CDS encoding hydroxymethylglutaryl-CoA lyase, with protein sequence MVKIIECPRDAMQGISVFIDTAIKAAYINQLLEVGFDTIDFGSFVSPKAVPQMRDTEEVLSLLDLHHSKSKLLAIVANLRGAEDAMLFPEIDFLGFPLSVSETFQKRNTNASIQEALITVEEIQNRCEVAGKTMVVYLSMGFGNPYGDPYSAELVAEFVQKLNQLGIKIISLSDTVGVATPELITELFSVQVNAFPQIEFGAHLHSRPEKIEEKVSAALLGGCLRFDGALQGFGGCPMAEDDLVGNLPTESLIEFLESRGQQLELNKAELAEAMKLIPFVFNP encoded by the coding sequence ATGGTTAAAATTATTGAATGCCCGCGGGATGCGATGCAGGGAATTTCTGTTTTTATAGATACTGCCATCAAAGCGGCTTATATCAATCAATTACTGGAAGTTGGATTTGATACGATTGACTTTGGGAGTTTTGTAAGCCCAAAGGCAGTCCCGCAGATGCGCGATACGGAGGAAGTGCTTAGCTTATTGGATTTGCATCATTCTAAGAGTAAGTTGTTAGCTATTGTGGCTAATCTTCGAGGAGCTGAGGATGCAATGCTATTTCCGGAAATTGATTTTTTGGGCTTCCCGCTTTCCGTGTCGGAGACTTTTCAGAAGCGGAATACTAATGCAAGTATTCAGGAGGCATTAATAACGGTTGAAGAAATCCAAAACCGCTGTGAGGTGGCCGGTAAAACTATGGTGGTTTACTTGAGCATGGGCTTTGGGAATCCTTATGGTGATCCTTATTCTGCTGAATTGGTTGCTGAATTTGTCCAAAAACTAAATCAATTAGGTATCAAGATCATTTCACTTTCGGATACAGTTGGTGTGGCCACTCCTGAGTTGATCACTGAGTTGTTTTCCGTGCAGGTAAATGCTTTTCCACAGATTGAGTTTGGAGCTCATTTACACAGCAGGCCAGAAAAAATTGAAGAGAAGGTCTCTGCTGCCTTGCTAGGAGGATGTCTTAGATTTGATGGTGCGCTGCAAGGATTTGGAGGTTGTCCTATGGCTGAAGATGATCTAGTAGGAAATCTGCCTACCGAATCTTTAATTGAATTTTTGGAATCAAGAGGACAGCAGCTGGAGCTGAACAAAGCTGAATTGGCAGAAGCGATGAAGCTGATCCCTTTTGTGTTTAACCCTTGA
- a CDS encoding DEAD/DEAH box helicase — protein MDQTLKFSDLGISAEILKSVEEMGYTQPSPIQSQAIPFVLQGRDVIGQAQTGTGKTAAFSIPIIDLVDPDFNKPQAIILCPTRELAVQVEGEIQKLAKYHRAINSVAIYGGESIDRQIRVLRKGVQIVVGTPGRVQDHINRGTLKLDTVGILVLDEADEMLDMGFRDDIEAILQEMPEERQTVFFSATMAKPIMDLTRKYQTNPEIVKIAKKELTVSNIEQTYYEVKNPLKLELMARLMNVHNINLSVVFCNTKRMVDEVTEGLMSRGIAADALHGDLSQAQRDKVMNKFRKGLCSVLVATDVAARGIDVDNVEAVFNYDLPLDEEYYVHRIGRTGRAGRDGKAINFVTGRRDGFKMRDLERYTKATITKMSPPSMAELIELKKTQLVKDVATQLEKEEDNQLFEETIGQMLAEGMTLDQVAVGLAKLVMGDSVKEMKEQNFSLESFGDRRREGGRDGGRFERGGRGERGGRPERGGERRREFSSREGGRKPQRVREANMTRLFLNLGKKDRIRPNDIVGAIAGETGVPGRSIGGIDIYDNFSFVDVPSKDADQVIKGMKNNTIKGKNVNMEISKG, from the coding sequence ATGGATCAAACACTCAAGTTCTCAGACTTGGGAATTTCTGCGGAAATTCTTAAGTCCGTGGAAGAGATGGGCTATACCCAACCTTCCCCAATTCAATCACAAGCTATCCCTTTCGTATTGCAAGGTAGAGATGTCATCGGACAGGCTCAGACCGGTACTGGTAAAACAGCAGCTTTTTCTATTCCAATCATCGACCTAGTCGATCCGGATTTCAACAAACCTCAGGCTATTATCCTTTGCCCTACCCGCGAACTTGCTGTTCAGGTAGAAGGAGAAATCCAGAAATTGGCAAAATACCACCGCGCAATCAATTCAGTGGCGATTTACGGAGGTGAGTCTATCGACCGTCAGATCAGGGTACTGCGCAAAGGCGTACAGATCGTGGTAGGAACTCCAGGCCGTGTGCAGGATCACATCAACCGTGGTACTTTAAAACTAGACACGGTAGGTATCCTAGTATTGGACGAAGCAGATGAAATGCTGGATATGGGCTTTAGAGACGATATCGAAGCGATTTTGCAAGAGATGCCTGAAGAAAGACAAACCGTTTTCTTCTCCGCCACCATGGCCAAGCCTATCATGGACTTGACCAGAAAATATCAGACTAATCCTGAAATCGTTAAGATTGCCAAAAAGGAGCTGACGGTATCCAATATCGAGCAAACTTATTATGAAGTCAAAAATCCTTTGAAACTGGAATTGATGGCTCGCTTGATGAACGTACACAACATCAATCTCAGCGTAGTATTTTGTAACACGAAACGCATGGTGGATGAAGTTACGGAAGGTTTGATGTCAAGAGGCATTGCAGCCGATGCCCTTCATGGCGACCTTTCGCAGGCTCAGCGTGATAAAGTAATGAACAAATTCCGTAAAGGACTTTGCTCCGTACTAGTGGCTACAGACGTAGCAGCAAGAGGTATAGATGTGGATAACGTGGAAGCTGTATTCAATTATGACCTGCCTCTTGATGAAGAATATTACGTGCACAGAATCGGTCGTACCGGCCGGGCAGGTAGAGATGGTAAGGCGATCAACTTCGTGACTGGTCGTAGAGATGGATTCAAAATGCGTGACCTAGAGCGCTATACCAAAGCGACCATTACCAAAATGTCCCCTCCTTCCATGGCAGAACTGATTGAGTTGAAAAAAACACAATTGGTAAAAGACGTGGCTACTCAGTTGGAAAAAGAAGAAGACAACCAGCTATTCGAAGAGACTATAGGACAGATGCTTGCAGAAGGAATGACGCTTGACCAAGTGGCTGTAGGACTAGCCAAATTGGTTATGGGAGATTCTGTAAAAGAAATGAAAGAGCAGAACTTCAGCCTTGAATCTTTTGGAGACAGAAGAAGAGAAGGCGGACGCGATGGCGGACGTTTTGAAAGAGGTGGCCGTGGCGAAAGAGGCGGAAGGCCCGAAAGAGGCGGAGAAAGAAGAAGAGAGTTCAGCAGCAGAGAAGGTGGTAGAAAACCTCAGCGTGTTCGCGAGGCGAATATGACCAGACTTTTCTTGAACCTAGGCAAAAAAGACAGAATCCGTCCAAATGATATCGTAGGTGCGATTGCTGGTGAAACTGGCGTACCTGGGCGTAGCATTGGCGGTATAGATATATATGACAACTTTTCCTTTGTGGACGTACCTTCAAAAGACGCCGATCAGGTGATTAAAGGCATGAAGAACAATACCATCAAAGGCAAGAATGTCAACATGGAAATATCAAAAGGTTAA
- a CDS encoding ribonuclease Z: protein MITDFEVTILGNTSSIPVHGRHHTAQVVRFGQDFLLLDCGEAMQLQARAFKIKVSKINHIFISHLHGDHYYGLIGLLSSYSLGKRTTPLHIYGPKGLDDIITTNFRYSNTKLPFPLHFIETKDNGLNLLLDEKKYAIYSFPLKHRLPTTGFLIREKVGLRSMVKEKLQKAPLPYEAIKSLRDGKHFTDENGKTYSVEEFTHPLPALRSYAYCSDTIFHPELKAYLENVDLLYHESTFMEDNLERAKTTFHSTAKQAAEIAKLSQVKRLLLGHFSSRYTQLDPLLHEAQSVFPNSILSEEGQTYAL, encoded by the coding sequence TTGATCACGGACTTTGAAGTCACCATATTAGGAAACACCTCCTCCATCCCAGTTCATGGAAGACATCACACTGCCCAAGTCGTTAGATTTGGGCAGGATTTTTTGTTATTGGACTGCGGGGAAGCCATGCAGCTTCAGGCCCGAGCTTTCAAGATTAAAGTTTCGAAGATCAACCACATTTTTATTTCTCACCTACATGGAGACCATTATTACGGATTAATTGGTTTGCTCTCCAGCTATAGTTTAGGCAAACGAACCACCCCGCTCCATATTTATGGGCCTAAAGGACTAGATGACATCATCACTACCAATTTCCGGTACAGCAATACGAAGCTTCCCTTTCCGCTCCACTTTATAGAGACCAAGGATAATGGGCTAAACCTCCTTTTAGACGAAAAAAAGTATGCTATTTACAGCTTTCCGCTCAAGCACCGGCTTCCCACCACGGGTTTCCTGATCCGAGAAAAGGTAGGCTTGAGAAGTATGGTCAAAGAGAAATTACAAAAGGCTCCCCTCCCCTATGAAGCCATTAAATCCTTACGGGATGGGAAGCATTTTACAGACGAAAACGGTAAAACATATAGTGTAGAAGAGTTTACACACCCATTACCAGCTTTGCGAAGCTATGCCTATTGCTCTGACACCATCTTTCATCCAGAACTGAAAGCTTATCTGGAAAATGTGGATCTGCTTTACCACGAATCCACTTTTATGGAGGACAATTTGGAAAGAGCAAAAACCACCTTTCACAGTACGGCAAAACAAGCAGCTGAAATCGCTAAATTATCTCAGGTAAAAAGGTTGCTTCTGGGACATTTCAGCTCCAGATACACCCAGCTGGATCCCCTGCTACATGAAGCCCAAAGTGTTTTCCCTAATAGTATTCTAAGCGAAGAAGGCCAGACCTATGCCCTATGA
- a CDS encoding MerR family transcriptional regulator gives MPYKEREIEKKYHSIGEVAQMFKVAPSLIRYWEGEFDIIRPKKDRKGNRRYTKVDIQKIKYIYHLVKEKGYTLQGAQEVIKSGKEAGFDKVQAVQKLQEIKDFLIGIRDQFNAKPGA, from the coding sequence GTGCCGTACAAAGAGCGAGAAATAGAAAAAAAATACCACTCCATAGGAGAAGTTGCCCAGATGTTCAAGGTAGCTCCATCTCTCATTCGATATTGGGAAGGGGAATTTGACATCATACGCCCCAAAAAAGACCGGAAAGGAAACCGTCGATACACCAAGGTAGATATCCAAAAAATCAAGTACATCTACCATCTGGTCAAGGAGAAGGGCTATACCTTACAGGGGGCTCAGGAAGTCATCAAATCTGGAAAGGAAGCAGGCTTTGACAAGGTACAGGCGGTTCAAAAGCTACAAGAAATCAAGGATTTTTTAATCGGTATTCGGGATCAGTTTAATGCAAAACCAGGAGCTTGA
- a CDS encoding queuosine precursor transporter — translation MNKPENSRKTNLFIILGGIFLTNAILAEIIGVKIFSAEKTLGFTPVNWSFFGEYILDFNLTAGAVIWPVVFITTDIINEYFGKKGVRKISFLTAGLIAYAFVVISLVTALTPADFWLDVNATTPDGDNFDISYAFNTIFRQGLGIIIGSLTAFLLGQLIDVYVFQKLRSITGENKIWLRATGSTLVSQFIDSFVVLGIAFYVFGNWSLSQIIAVGIMNYIYKMTVAIVLTPLLYVGHGLIDKYLGKELSAEMIAEASEDKSFL, via the coding sequence ATGAACAAGCCAGAAAACTCCCGTAAAACTAACCTCTTCATCATTTTGGGAGGGATTTTTTTAACCAACGCCATCCTGGCAGAAATCATAGGGGTAAAGATTTTCTCAGCCGAGAAAACTTTAGGATTTACCCCTGTGAACTGGTCATTTTTCGGAGAGTACATCCTTGATTTTAATTTGACTGCAGGAGCGGTGATTTGGCCGGTAGTATTTATCACTACAGATATTATCAATGAATATTTTGGAAAAAAAGGTGTCCGGAAAATCTCCTTTTTAACGGCAGGACTTATTGCCTATGCTTTTGTTGTCATCAGTCTGGTCACTGCTTTGACTCCGGCGGACTTTTGGCTGGACGTAAATGCCACCACACCTGATGGAGATAATTTTGATATAAGCTATGCATTCAACACTATTTTCAGACAGGGATTAGGGATTATTATAGGTTCTTTGACCGCTTTTCTTCTAGGGCAGTTGATTGATGTATATGTGTTTCAAAAACTCAGGTCGATCACCGGTGAGAACAAGATTTGGCTTCGTGCTACTGGCTCTACTTTGGTCAGTCAGTTTATAGATTCTTTTGTGGTACTTGGAATCGCATTTTACGTTTTTGGTAACTGGAGCCTAAGTCAGATTATTGCCGTAGGCATCATGAATTACATTTACAAGATGACGGTAGCGATAGTGCTGACTCCCCTACTCTATGTAGGGCATGGCCTCATTGATAAGTACCTGGGCAAAGAGCTTTCTGCAGAGATGATAGCAGAGGCAAGCGAGGATAAATCATTTCTGTGA